A genomic region of Dreissena polymorpha isolate Duluth1 chromosome 4, UMN_Dpol_1.0, whole genome shotgun sequence contains the following coding sequences:
- the LOC127880078 gene encoding uncharacterized protein LOC127880078, protein MKTCLPGVLHVRLQSCYTCDNCLDASSPCSNIEKTGEFNSLTVTSNGCVAIDGSIDDEPSLADIVSVGDIVAVVADDDAGDYYLIKITQATHVLSEKADDYWGNQFNEGATVEKGLYFEKKRHARGTNHSYSLIRRKRAIEYAVAVVYIIINSNENKIRISDIIQNINIIRDI, encoded by the exons ATGAAAACTTGCTTGCCAGGGGTTCTTCACGTACGGCTACAGTCCTGCTACACATGCGACAATTGTTTAGATG CTTCGAGTCCATGTTCCAATATCGAAAAAACTGGCGAGTTCAACTCTTTGACCGTAACAAGTAATGGATGTGTTGCTATTGATGGCAGCATCGACGACGAACCCTCCCTAGCTGATATTGTTAGTGTCGGTGACATAGTTGCAGTAGTTGCAGATGACGACGCAGGAGATTATTATCTGATTAAG ATTACCCAGGCAACCCATGTATTGAGCGAGAAAGCAGATGATTACTGGGGAAATCAGTTCAACGAAGGCGCGACTGTTGAAAAGGGCCTTTATTTTGAAAAGAAACGACATGCTCGTGGGACAAATCACAGTTACAGCCTTATACGGAGAAAAAGAGCGATAGAATATGCTGTTGCAGTTGTCTATATCATCATAAACAGTAACGAAAACAAGATCAGAATATCAGATATCATCCAGAATATAAACATTATACGTGACATTTAA
- the LOC127879559 gene encoding uncharacterized protein LOC127879559 isoform X2, giving the protein MASIENGIIPLRHGSLPGIVKLPKRYENFVERMTPTGKRKSLTARTSSDTNGDRTQDAVYAILWLKQELILLRQHDVLLKRQFRDIQDTIKGLHRSRRYRGHEIASNSNLQSTESSEFAIDNYSVRSASSVTALDQPDTEEDDEHSELVFRPRTSSMKTTRDLTALARRRGSKEMI; this is encoded by the exons ATGGCGTCAATTGAGAACGGAATCATACCACTACGTCACGGAAGTTTACCAGGAATCGTTAAATTACCTAAACGATACGAGAATTTCGTGGAACGGATGACACCTACTGGCAAGCGGAAGTCGTTGACTGCGCGTACGTCGAGTGATACAAATGGCGACCGCACGCAAGACGCGGTATATGCGATTTTGTGGCTGAAGCAAGAATTG ATACTGCTACGTCAACACGACGTCCTATTGAAGCGTCAGTTCCGCGACATCCAAGACACGATCAAAGGTCTTCACAGATCTCGGCGTTACAGAGGTCATGAGATCGCCTCAAACTCCAATCTACAGTCCACGGAGAGTTCAGAGTTCGCCATTGACAACTATTCTGTCCGGTCAGCGTCCAGCGTGACGGCGCTTGATCAGCCAGACACTGAAGAAGATGATGAACATAGCGAGCTCGTGTTCAGACCGCGTACCTCTTCCATGAAAACAACGCGTGATCTCACGGCGCTTGCGCGACGTCGTGGAAGCAAGGAGATGATATGa